From the Colletotrichum lupini chromosome 10, complete sequence genome, one window contains:
- a CDS encoding translation initiation factor 1A/IF-1: protein MGKPKRSALQAAEDTLTPPTTLEKNQAIVRVVKAEGNNLYACELPNKKDFILELAQRFRNTIWIKRGGFVLAERYEENDGRVMGEIINVVRDEKAWRKQAYWPKEFVKTNTYEDSDEEESNVGKMPPSDSEDDY, encoded by the exons ATGGGCAAACCAAAGCGCTCCGCCCTTCAGGCGGCTGAAGACACTCTGACCCCTCCGACAACCTTGGAAAAGAACCAGGCCATCGTGCGCGTCGTCAAGGCCGAGGGCAACAACCTCTATGCCTGCGAGCTGCCCAACAAGAAGGACTTTATCCTCGAGCTCGCCCAACGTTTCCGCAACACGATATGGATCAAGCGCGGCGGCTTCGTCTTGGCCGAGAGATACGAGGAGAACGACGGGCGTGTCATGGGCGAAATCATCAACGTCGTCCGCGACGAGAAGGCCTGGCGCAAGCAAGCTTACTG GCCCAAGGAGTTTGTCAAGACCAACACGTACGAAGACAGCGACGAAGAAGAGTCCAATGTGGGCAAGATGCCGCCATCCGATTCCGAGGACGACTACTGA